Proteins encoded together in one Chelonoidis abingdonii isolate Lonesome George chromosome 1, CheloAbing_2.0, whole genome shotgun sequence window:
- the LOC116836541 gene encoding olfactory receptor 52H1-like, giving the protein MVDSNTTDFTNPSTFILLGIPGLEAAQVWISIPFCTMYVIAVLGNFIILFIMKMEPSLHGPMYYFLCMLAITDLVLCTCTIPKMLSIFWFNSREIDFSACLTQMFFIHSFFAMESGIFMAMGFDSYVAICDPLRYSTTLRNPVVAKIGLAMTLRGSMLALPCPLLARQWPYCRTNIIPHTCCEHIAVVNLACTDIRISSYYGLTIANLVICLDMFFIVVFYTQILRAIFSLPTKDIRLKTLGTCGSHLCAILAFYIPGLFSVLTYRFGHHVPLHFHVLFINVCLLVPPVLNPIIFGVRIKQIRDRLLWLFTHKGI; this is encoded by the coding sequence ATGGTGGATTCCAACACAACTGACTTCACAAacccctccaccttcatcctgctgggCATTCCTGGCCTGGAGGCAGCCCAGGTCTGGATCTCCATTCCCTTCTGCACCATGTATGTCATAGCAGTCTTGGGGAACTTCATCATCCTGTTCATCATGAAGATGGAGCCGAGCCTCCATGGCcccatgtactatttcctctgcatgTTGGCCATCACCGACCTCGTGctgtgcacatgcacaattcccaaaatgctgagcatcttctggttcaattccagggAGATCGATTTCAGTGCCTGTCTCACCCAGATGTTCTTCATTCATTCCTTCTTTGCAATGGAGTCTGGGATCTTCATGGCCATGGGTTTTGATAGCTATGTGGCCATCTGTGATCCACTGAGATATTCCACCACCCTGAGAAACCCTGTGGTGGCCAAGATTGGCCTGGCCATGACATTGCGTGGGAGCATGCTCGCACTGCCCTGTCCCTTGCTAGCAAGGCAGtggccatattgcagaaccaacatcatcCCCCACACGTGCTGTGAGCACATAGCTGTGGTGAATCTGGCCTGCACTGACATCCGCATCAGTAGTTACTATGGCCTCACTATAGCAAACTTGGTCATCTGTCTAGATATGTTTTTTATAGTTGTATTCTATACCCAGATCCTCAGGGCCATCTTCAGCCTCCCCACAAAGGACATCCGGCTCAAGACTCTTGGGACTTGTGGTTCCCACCTCTGTGCCATTTTAGCTTTTTACATCCCAGGTCTCTTCTCTGTTCTCACATATCGGTTTGGCCACCATGTGCCCCTGCATTTCCATGTTCTCTTTATTAATGTGTGCCTGCTGGTGCCCCCCGTGCTAAATCCCATCATTTTTGGTGTGAGGATCAAACAGATCCGGGACAGGTTGCTCTGGCTTTTTACTCATAAAGGGATCTAA
- the LOC116832605 gene encoding olfactory receptor 51G2-like, whose translation MTAVNDTKFNSAVFLLTGIPGQEDIHLWISSLFCLVYVISIVGNSVILFIVKTDPSLHEPMYIFLSMLALTDLALSISTMSATLGIFLFNTREISLDACFAQLFFIHSLSFIESSVLLLMAFDRFVAICNPLRYASILTLPRIGKMGLVFVLRGVSLIFPLPFLLKRFRYCRANVLSHCYCLHQDVIKMVCSDITVNSIYGFFLTVTVVGLDSLFIFLSYVMILKTVLKVTSHVKCLRALNTCVSHLCAVFLFYTPRIALGLIHGYCKSSPPLLNLFLGYICLFVPPLMNPIVYSVKSQHLSARIIRVFIK comes from the coding sequence ATGACAGCTGTCAATGACACCAAATTCAACTCTGCAGTGTTCCTTCTCACTGGGATACCTGGGCAGGAAGACATCCATCTCTGGATCTCTAGCCTCTTCTGCTTAGTATATGTTATTTCAATAGTAGGaaattcagtcattctgttcattgtaaaaacagatccaagcctccatgagcccatgtacattttcctttccatgttggcCCTCACAGACCTTGCCTTGTCGATATCCACCATGTCTGCAACACTGGGTATATTCTTGTTTAACACTAGGGAGATCAGTCTGGATGCTTGTTTTGCCCAGCTGTTCTTCATTCACTCACTTTCATTCATTGAATCATCAGTACTCCTGTTGATGGCCTTTGATCGCTTTGTTGCTATCTGTAACCCACTGAGATATGCTTCTATCTTAACCCTACCAAGAATTGGAAAGATGGGACTGGTGTTTGTGCTAAGAGGGGTGTCTTTAATATTCCCACTGCCCTTTCTCCTTAAACGCTTCCGATATTGTCGAGCCAATGTCCTCTCCCATTGCTACTGCCTGCACCAGGATGTTATTAAGATGGTTTGTTCAGACATCACAGTCAATAGCATCTATGGATTCTTTCTTACAGTGACCGTGGTGGGGTTGGATTCACTGTTCATCTTCCTTTCATACGTTATGATCCTCAAAACAGTACTGAAAGTCACGTCCCATGTGAAGTGCCTTAGGGCTCTGAACACATgtgtctcccacctctgtgctgtCTTCCTCTTCTACACACCACGGATTGCCTTGGGTCTGATACACGGATATTGCAAGAGCTCTCCTCCATTGCTCAATCTTTTCCTGGGCTACATCTGTCTGTTTGTCCCACCACTTATGAACCCAATAGTTTACAGTGTGAAAAGCCAACACCTTTCTGCGAGGATAATCAGGGTGTTCATCAAGTGA